CTTGATCTTGAGCGCCTGCACCACGCCGGCGTGGCTGCAGGGGATCTCCATCGAGGCCTTGTCGCTTTCCACGGTGACGAGGCTTTGCTCGGCGCGCACGGTGTCGCCCGGCTTGACCAGGATCTCGATCACCGCCACGTCCTTGAAGTCGCCGATGTCCGGCACGGTCACGTCAATGAGGGCCATGGTGTTGTCAGCCTTTCAGTTTCAGCGTGTGGGTCCGCACCGGACCCGCCGAGTTCTTGTCGAATTCACAGCCGGCGCGCACGCCGGTCTCCACCAGTTCACGCGCCGAGCGCACCCGTTCGAAGCTGGCCTGCATGGCCCCCAGCGCAAACGCCCGGCCCGAGCCGATGGCCCAGAAGCGGTCGAACTCGAACACCTCGCGGTACGAGTAGACGCCGAAGATGCCGCGCGCATTGGCGATCAGGATCGTGAACTGGCTGCTCTCGTAGGGGTCGGCATCGTCTTCCTTGGTGTTCAGGAAGAAGTGCTCCTTCAGCTTGGGGTGCAGCTTCAGGAAGGTGTCGAACACCTCGTCGCGCGAGTGCAGCTTGAGCTCGTCGGCCGGCAGCGTGCCCAGCGCCCGCCGCAGCACGGGAAAGTGCGCGGTGGTGCCGGCCATGCCGATCCACGAGTCGCCGATGCGAAACAGCTTGTCGTTGGCCTCGTAGCCATGGGCCAGGCGCGTGTCGCCAAAGGTGACCAGCGCGTCGGCCGCGATGGCCACCTGGCCGCCCTTGCGGGCCACACAGATGGTGGTCATCTCGCGCCGGCCTTACAGCGCGATGCGGCGGAAGTCGGCCAGCAGCGAGGCGAAGTAGACGTTGAAGCGCGCTGCCGCGGCACCGTCGATCACGCGGTGGTCCCAGCTCAGGCTCAGCGGCAGCATCAGGCGCGGCGCGAACTGCTTGCCGTCCCACTTGGGCTCGATGGCGCTCTTGCACACGCCCATGATGGCCACCTCGGGCGCATTGATGATGGGCGTGAAGTAGCGCCCGCCAATGCCGCCCAGGCTGCTGATGCTGAAGCAGCCGCCGCTCATGTCGGCCGGGCCCAGCTTGCCGTCGCGCGCCTTCTTGGCCAGCTCGCCCATCTCGGTGCTGATCTGGAAGATGCCCTTCTTGTCGGCATCCTTGATCACCGGCACCACCAGGCCGTTGGGTGTGTCGGCGGCAAAGCCGATGTGGAAGTAGTTCTTCAGCACCAGGCTGCCGTCGCCGTCCAGGCTGGCATTGAACTCGGGGAACTTCTTCAGCGCGGCCACGGCGGCCTTGATCATGAAGGCCAGCATCGTGACCTTGACGCCGCTCTTCTCGTTCTCCTTGTTCAATTGAACGCGGAAGGCTTCGAGATCGGTGATGTCGGCATCGTCGTGGTTGGTGACATGCGGAATCACCACCCAGTTGCGGTGCAGGTTGGCGCCGCTGATCTTCTTGATGCGCGACAGGTCCTTGCGCTCGACCGGGCCGAACTTGGCAAAGTCGACCTTGGGCCAGGGCAGCAGGCCCGGGAACGCGCCCTCGCCGCCGGCCGCAGCGGCGGGCGCCGGGGCCTTGGCCTTTTGCGCCGCGGTCATCACCGCGCCGGCCATCACGTTCTTGACGAAGCCCTGCACGTCGCCCTGCGTGATGCGGCCCTTGGGTCCGCTGCCGGCCACCTCGGCCAGCGGCACACCCAGCTCACGTGCCAGCCGGCGGATCGTCGGCGAGGCATGCGGCAGCTGGCCGGTGGGGGCGCCGCCAGGCTGGTGCGCCGGCACAGCCGCCACCGCCGCAGCCGGGGCTGCCACGCTGGCCGGGGGTGCGGCGGCCGGGCTGGCCGCCGGAGCGGCCGCGGCCGCAGCCACCGGCGCCGCCGCGGCGGGGGTGGCGGGGGCGGCGGGGGCGGCGGCAACGCCGGCCACTTCCACCAGGGCCACCAGCGAGCCCTTGCGAACCTTGTCGCCCAGCGTCACGCGCAGCGCCTTCAGCACGCCGGCGTGGCTGCTGGGGATCTCCATCGAGGCCTTGTCGGACTCGACCGTGATCAGGCTCTGCTCGAGCTTGATGGTGTCGCCCGGCTTGACCATCACCTCGATCACCGCCACTTCGTCGAAGTCGCCGATGTCGGGCACCAGCACCTCGACCACGCCGCCCGATGCGGCGGGGGCGGCCGCGGCCGGCGCCGGCGCCGCAGCGGCGGCCACCGCCGCCACCGGGGCTGCCACGGCCGGGGCCGGGGCCGGTGCGGGTGCGGGCGCCGCAGCGGCGCCGCCGGCCGCCTCCAGCATCAGCAGCAACGTGCCCTGGTTCACGGTGTCGCCGATGGCCACCCTGAGCTCCTTCACCACGCCGGCATGGCTGGACGGAATCTCCATCGAGGCCTTGTCGCTCTCCACGGTGATCAGGCTCTGGTCCACCGCCACGGTGTCACCGGGCTTGACCAGCAGTTCGATCACCGCCACGTCCTTGAAGTCGCCGATGTCCGGGACCTTGACTTCCACGATTGCCATAGTGCTTGTCTCCGAGGTCTGGTGGCTGTGATCAGGCGTACAGCGGGTTGATCTTGTCGGCCTTGATGCCGTACTTCTGGATCGCCTCGGCCACCTTGGCCAGCGGCAGCACGCCGTCGTCGGCCAGGGCCTTCAGCGCGGCCACCACGATGTAGTGGCGGTTGACCTCGAAGTGCTCGCGCAGCTTGCTGCGGAAGTCGCTGCGGCCGAAGCCGTCGGTGCCCAGCACCTTGAAGCCCGTGCCCTTGGGCAGGTAGGCGCGCACCTGCTCGGCATAGCTGCGCATGTAGTCGGTGCTGGCCACCACCGGGCCGGCGTGGCCGGCCAGTTGGCGGGCGATGAAGGGCAGGCGCGGCGCGTCGGTGGGGTGCAGCAGGTTGTGGCGCTCGGCATCGGCACCGTCGCGGGCCAGCTCGTTGAAGCTGGGGCAGCTCCACACCTTGGCGGCCACGCCCCAGTCGGTGGCCAGCAGCTGCTTGGCGGCCATGCTCTCGCGCAGGATGGTGCCCGAGCCCAGCAGGTTCACCGCCGGCTGGCCGGCCACGGTGGGCGCGTCCTGCAGCAGGTACATGCCCTTGATGATCTGCTCCTCGGTGCCGGCCACCAGGCCGGGCATCGGGTAGTTCTCGTTGAGCAGCGTGAGGTAGTAGAAGACGTTCTCCTGCTTCTCCACCATGCGCTTGAGGCCGTGCTGCATGATCACCGCCACCTCGTGCGCGAAGGTCGGGTCGTAGCTCACGCAGTTGGGAATGGTGCCGGCCAGGATGTGGCTGTGGCCATCTTCATGCTGCAGGCCTTCGCCGTTGAGCGTGGTGCGGCCGCTGGTGCCGCCCAGCAGGAAGCCGCGCGCCTGCATGTCGCCCGCCGCCCAGGCCAGGTCGCCGATGCGCTGGAAGCCGAACATCGAGTAGTACACGTAGAACGGCACCATGATGCGGTTGCTGGTGCTGTAGCTGGTGGCTGCGGCAATCCAGCTGGCCATGCCGCCGGCTTCGTTGATGCCTTCCTGCAGGATCTGGCCGGCCTTGTCCTCGCGGTAGTACATCACCTGGTCCTTGTCGACCGGGGTGTACTGCTGACCTGCGGGGTTGTAGATGCCGACCTGGCGGAACAGGCCTTCCATGCCGAAGGTGCGCGCCTCGTCCACCAGGATGGGCACCACGCGCGGGCCCAGCGCCTGGTCACGCAGCAGCTGGGTGAGAAAGCGCACGTAGGCCTGGGTGGTGCTGATCTCGCGGCCTTCGGCGGTGGGCTCGAGCACGGCCTTGAAGGTTTCGAGCGAGGGCACGGTGAAGTGCTCTTCGGCCTTGGTGCGGCGGTGCGGCAGGTAACCGCCGAGCGCCTGGCGGCGCTCGTGCAGGTAGCGCATCTCGGGCGTGTCGTCGGCCGGCTTGTAGAACGGCAGCTTGGGCAGCTCGCTGTCGGGAATGGGGATGTTGAAGCGGTCGCGGAAGGCGCGGATGTCGTCGTCGGTGAGCTTCTTGGTCTGGTGCACGGTGTTCTTGCCCTCGCCCACCTTGCCCATGCCGAAGCCCTTGACGGTCTTGATCAGCAGCACCGTGGGCTGGCCCTGGTGCTTGACCGCGGCCGCATAGGCGGCGTACACCTTCTGCGGATCATGGCCGCCGCGGCGCAGCGCCCAGATGTCGGCGTCGCTCATCTTGGCCACCATCTCCAGCGTCTTGGGGTCGCGGCCGAAGAAGTGCTTGCGCACGAAGGCGCCATCATTGGCCTTGAAGGCCTGGTAGTCGCCGTCCAGCGTCTCCATCATCACCTTGCGCAGCGCACCGTCCTTGTCGCGCGCCAGCAGCGGGTCCCAGTCGCTGCCCCAGATCAGCTTCAGCACGTTCCAGCCCGCGCCGCGGAACTCGCTCTCCAGCTCCTGGATGATCTTGCCGTTGCCGCGCACCGGGCCGTCCAGGCGCTGCAGGTTGCAGTTGATGACGAACACCAGGTTGTCGAGCTTCTCGCGCGCCGCCAGGCCGATGGCACCCAGGCTCTCCACCTCGTCCATCTCGCCGTCGCCGCAGAACACCCAGACCTTGCGGTTGGCGGTGTCGGCAATGCCGCGCGCATGCAGGTACTTGAGAAAGCGCGCCTGGTAGATGGCCATCAGCGGGCCCAGGCCCATGCTCACCGTGGGGAACTGCCAGAACTCGGGCATCAGCTTGGGATGCGGGTAGCTCGACAGGCCCTTGCCGTCCACCTCTTGCCGGAAGTGCAGCAGCTGCTCCTCGGTCAGCCGGCCTTCCAGGTAGGCGCGGGCATACACGCCGGGCGCCACATGGCCCTGGATGT
This portion of the Aquabacterium sp. OR-4 genome encodes:
- the aceF gene encoding dihydrolipoyllysine-residue acetyltransferase — translated: MAIVEVKVPDIGDFKDVAVIELLVKPGDTVAVDQSLITVESDKASMEIPSSHAGVVKELRVAIGDTVNQGTLLLMLEAAGGAAAAPAPAPAPAPAVAAPVAAVAAAAAPAPAAAAPAASGGVVEVLVPDIGDFDEVAVIEVMVKPGDTIKLEQSLITVESDKASMEIPSSHAGVLKALRVTLGDKVRKGSLVALVEVAGVAAAPAAPATPAAAAPVAAAAAAPAASPAAAPPASVAAPAAAVAAVPAHQPGGAPTGQLPHASPTIRRLARELGVPLAEVAGSGPKGRITQGDVQGFVKNVMAGAVMTAAQKAKAPAPAAAAGGEGAFPGLLPWPKVDFAKFGPVERKDLSRIKKISGANLHRNWVVIPHVTNHDDADITDLEAFRVQLNKENEKSGVKVTMLAFMIKAAVAALKKFPEFNASLDGDGSLVLKNYFHIGFAADTPNGLVVPVIKDADKKGIFQISTEMGELAKKARDGKLGPADMSGGCFSISSLGGIGGRYFTPIINAPEVAIMGVCKSAIEPKWDGKQFAPRLMLPLSLSWDHRVIDGAAAARFNVYFASLLADFRRIAL
- the aceE gene encoding pyruvate dehydrogenase (acetyl-transferring), homodimeric type yields the protein MSAQPDKNSAAALDTDAQETREWLDALTAVINAEGPDRAHYLLEQLLEEARQHGADMPFSANTGYVNTIEPDQEERCPGNIEIEERLRAYMRWNAMAMVVKANRHNPPDGGDLGGHIGSFASLAHMFGAGFNHFWHAESKDHGGDCIYIQGHVAPGVYARAYLEGRLTEEQLLHFRQEVDGKGLSSYPHPKLMPEFWQFPTVSMGLGPLMAIYQARFLKYLHARGIADTANRKVWVFCGDGEMDEVESLGAIGLAAREKLDNLVFVINCNLQRLDGPVRGNGKIIQELESEFRGAGWNVLKLIWGSDWDPLLARDKDGALRKVMMETLDGDYQAFKANDGAFVRKHFFGRDPKTLEMVAKMSDADIWALRRGGHDPQKVYAAYAAAVKHQGQPTVLLIKTVKGFGMGKVGEGKNTVHQTKKLTDDDIRAFRDRFNIPIPDSELPKLPFYKPADDTPEMRYLHERRQALGGYLPHRRTKAEEHFTVPSLETFKAVLEPTAEGREISTTQAYVRFLTQLLRDQALGPRVVPILVDEARTFGMEGLFRQVGIYNPAGQQYTPVDKDQVMYYREDKAGQILQEGINEAGGMASWIAAATSYSTSNRIMVPFYVYYSMFGFQRIGDLAWAAGDMQARGFLLGGTSGRTTLNGEGLQHEDGHSHILAGTIPNCVSYDPTFAHEVAVIMQHGLKRMVEKQENVFYYLTLLNENYPMPGLVAGTEEQIIKGMYLLQDAPTVAGQPAVNLLGSGTILRESMAAKQLLATDWGVAAKVWSCPSFNELARDGADAERHNLLHPTDAPRLPFIARQLAGHAGPVVASTDYMRSYAEQVRAYLPKGTGFKVLGTDGFGRSDFRSKLREHFEVNRHYIVVAALKALADDGVLPLAKVAEAIQKYGIKADKINPLYA
- a CDS encoding MFS transporter, with the translated sequence MTTICVARKGGQVAIAADALVTFGDTRLAHGYEANDKLFRIGDSWIGMAGTTAHFPVLRRALGTLPADELKLHSRDEVFDTFLKLHPKLKEHFFLNTKEDDADPYESSQFTILIANARGIFGVYSYREVFEFDRFWAIGSGRAFALGAMQASFERVRSARELVETGVRAGCEFDKNSAGPVRTHTLKLKG